Proteins from one Pseudoalteromonas rubra genomic window:
- a CDS encoding GNAT family N-acetyltransferase: protein MWIKNTVLEGLYIRLEPLSIEHVEELQEAVQDGESWKLWYASVPAPDQMQGYVEKALSKVGEDQITFVVRSIASGHIVGTTRYYDIKPEHKRASIGYTWYSAAVRRTPVNTEAKLLLMENLFEQCGALSLEFKTHFFNHASRQAIERLGAKLDGVLRSHQVLPDGSIRDTVVYSILASEWPAVRNHLKAKLTAR from the coding sequence ATGTGGATAAAAAATACCGTGCTGGAAGGGCTGTATATCCGGTTAGAGCCGTTGTCTATTGAGCATGTTGAGGAGTTGCAGGAAGCTGTGCAAGATGGAGAAAGCTGGAAACTCTGGTATGCCAGCGTGCCCGCTCCGGATCAAATGCAAGGGTATGTCGAAAAGGCACTGAGTAAGGTGGGTGAAGATCAGATAACTTTTGTTGTCAGGTCTATTGCCAGCGGTCATATTGTGGGAACCACACGCTACTACGACATTAAACCTGAGCATAAACGCGCTTCTATCGGGTACACCTGGTATAGCGCTGCGGTGCGTCGTACGCCGGTTAATACCGAGGCAAAACTGCTGCTAATGGAAAATTTGTTTGAGCAGTGTGGGGCGCTCTCTTTGGAATTCAAAACACACTTTTTCAATCATGCTTCAAGGCAGGCCATTGAGCGTCTTGGCGCTAAACTGGATGGGGTGCTTAGAAGCCATCAGGTTCTGCCTGATGGCTCCATCCGTGACACGGTAGTGTATTCCATTTTAGCCAGCGAATGGCCAGCAGTGCGCAATCACCTCAAAGCAAAACTCACAGCCCGTTAA
- a CDS encoding DUF4153 domain-containing protein: MEPLLTSRKLLLVALLQSFFLIILHQSVDFAFWPGQSPPWLLAAYSLVIFLPSTLIFSSFTQLNSAFYIQLGIYALLFTLCGFYLGSQLLPERAPIPSQAWPYPLIIFLASVLLIPWLTQNSRERWLPSYGALSQAMGRLLLVFAAAQLFALSVLMLLMLWASLFEVIEISFFTDLFSEPWFYYPAITLSQAIGVIQARSRSNLANQLFAICRNFATLLLPVLVAVAMLFFVAVLFSELDTLWQNGGSSLIFVLVGAIVLCLNLSDEALTQRPWYRHFIALGLLLLPCYLALSGWGLYLRIEQYGLSLARLWAVLIASVSMTVCAGYVWQLVTHKATWYTRLSTVNRPVTLGLLGLLIATQTPLLDFRGMSVNSQIDRLTAGITQPADFDPRYLVNELGRKGLAALESLQHSIDDEQLKRRIHTALTLETKPLTTQTLLDLIDMSDAQKQALPQELVTALEVFARHNTHLFDDATELMLRPIQLDNTPEAEYLFIANTQHRVELRVFYLGVIDGVQGWQSGYMDQKVYGPQSKDLLEALKTDNFEIVEPRFKDIKIGEHRLELHSPF, from the coding sequence ATGGAGCCATTACTGACAAGCCGTAAACTGCTACTGGTTGCTCTGCTGCAGAGCTTTTTTCTGATCATCTTGCATCAATCTGTTGACTTCGCGTTTTGGCCGGGCCAATCCCCCCCCTGGCTGCTTGCCGCCTACTCGTTAGTGATCTTTCTGCCTTCCACACTCATTTTTTCGAGCTTTACCCAGCTCAACAGCGCTTTTTATATTCAACTGGGAATATATGCACTGCTATTCACGTTGTGTGGCTTTTATTTGGGTAGCCAGCTGCTCCCCGAGCGCGCGCCCATACCATCACAGGCGTGGCCGTATCCACTGATCATATTCCTGGCTTCAGTACTGCTTATTCCATGGCTTACCCAGAATAGCCGGGAACGTTGGCTACCCAGCTATGGGGCGCTAAGCCAGGCCATGGGTCGTTTGCTGTTGGTGTTTGCTGCGGCTCAGCTGTTCGCTTTATCTGTACTCATGCTGTTGATGCTGTGGGCCAGTTTGTTTGAAGTCATCGAAATCAGTTTCTTCACCGACCTATTTTCTGAGCCCTGGTTCTATTACCCGGCCATCACATTAAGCCAGGCTATTGGTGTGATCCAGGCTCGCAGCCGCAGTAACCTGGCAAATCAGTTGTTCGCCATATGCCGTAACTTTGCCACCCTGTTGTTACCCGTGCTGGTCGCTGTGGCCATGCTGTTTTTCGTGGCTGTTTTGTTCAGCGAGCTGGATACACTTTGGCAAAATGGCGGCAGCAGCCTGATCTTTGTGTTAGTTGGTGCCATCGTCTTGTGTCTGAACCTGTCGGATGAGGCATTGACTCAGCGTCCCTGGTATCGCCATTTCATTGCACTCGGGCTACTCCTGCTCCCCTGCTATCTTGCCCTTAGCGGCTGGGGGTTATACCTCAGAATAGAGCAATATGGCCTCAGCCTGGCCCGCTTGTGGGCCGTACTCATTGCCTCAGTCAGCATGACAGTCTGCGCGGGTTATGTGTGGCAGTTGGTCACGCACAAAGCCACCTGGTATACCCGATTGAGCACAGTAAACCGACCGGTGACTTTAGGTTTACTTGGGCTATTAATTGCCACCCAAACGCCCTTACTGGACTTTCGTGGCATGAGTGTTAATTCTCAGATAGATCGCCTCACTGCAGGTATCACTCAGCCAGCTGATTTTGACCCGCGTTACCTGGTAAACGAGCTTGGCCGAAAAGGACTAGCGGCACTGGAATCACTGCAACATAGCATCGATGACGAGCAACTAAAGCGTCGGATCCACACCGCGTTGACCCTGGAAACCAAACCCCTGACGACACAAACCTTATTAGACCTGATTGACATGTCAGATGCGCAAAAACAGGCATTGCCCCAGGAGCTGGTGACTGCACTGGAGGTATTCGCCAGACACAACACGCATTTGTTCGATGACGCGACTGAGCTTATGTTACGACCCATTCAGCTGGACAATACACCTGAGGCAGAATATCTGTTTATTGCTAATACTCAGCATCGGGTGGAATTACGGGTGTTTTATCTGGGTGTTATTGATGGCGTGCAGGGCTGGCAATCTGGCTACATGGACCAGAAAGTCTATGGACCGCAATCAAAAGACCTGCTGGAAGCGCTTAAAACGGACAACTTTGAGATTGTTGAACCCAGGTTCAAAGACATTAAGATTGGTGAGCACAGGTTGGAGCTGCACAGCCCGTTTTAA
- a CDS encoding OB-fold-containig protein, which translates to MDFLNTAFTFPTVIYSTLLLIVLLFWLISLAGFADPDMLDGDADIEAEGGADGGSLWQMGFGGVPLTVSISLIVALSWVVSYYAQKLFAYLLGDGVMFYLIGSAFMLGSLVVALPLAAALVRPLRGVFDSQQTSSKDALVGLECVIATGKVTTTFGQARVSHEGSEQLIEVRCDEENSFTQGDKALLIEHNATTHSYTIVTNPW; encoded by the coding sequence ATGGACTTTTTAAACACGGCTTTCACTTTTCCTACGGTGATCTACTCTACACTACTGCTGATTGTGTTGCTGTTCTGGCTGATTTCTTTGGCAGGCTTTGCCGACCCCGATATGCTCGACGGCGATGCCGATATCGAAGCTGAAGGAGGCGCGGACGGCGGCTCTCTGTGGCAAATGGGCTTTGGTGGTGTGCCTTTGACTGTTTCAATCAGCTTAATCGTCGCATTGAGCTGGGTAGTCAGTTACTACGCACAAAAATTATTTGCCTACCTGCTTGGTGATGGGGTCATGTTTTACCTGATTGGCAGTGCATTTATGCTGGGTAGTCTGGTTGTGGCATTGCCTCTGGCGGCAGCGTTAGTCAGGCCGCTACGTGGGGTGTTCGATAGCCAGCAGACCAGCAGTAAAGACGCGTTAGTCGGACTGGAGTGCGTGATTGCCACCGGAAAAGTCACCACCACATTTGGCCAGGCACGCGTTTCCCATGAAGGCAGCGAGCAGTTGATCGAAGTCAGATGTGATGAAGAAAATTCGTTTACTCAGGGTGATAAAGCACTGCTGATTGAACACAACGCAACAACTCACAGTTACACAATCGTCACCAACCCCTGGTGA
- a CDS encoding flotillin family protein: MEFLNNLGPVLTIVGTAIVVIFAVILLIGKFYRKVEQGHALIINKMKNEPDVTTTGGIVYPVIHKMEVMDISTKRMVLERRDSSGLICKDNIRADIAITFYIRVNENKEDILRVAKQVGCARASEPETLQELFEAKFSEALKTVGKQMHFEELFTHRNEFRDKIKEVIGQDLSGYTLEDVAIDYLEQTSIHKLDPSNILDAEGIRRITEKTAEQNVETNQLKCDEQAKIEIQNQAALEKTLEIERQKEDAMAKQKREIETVQAREEAEAERVKQEERLKSEEARLKADEAIQIAEQNRQREVDIAEQNRLRVLAIEEEKVARSREIEVIEREKETEILRINKEKALEVERKEIADVQRDRVAVEKTVAEEQERIKDVQTLAAAERDKQAIVIRAQAEAE, encoded by the coding sequence ATGGAATTTTTAAATAACCTTGGACCTGTTTTGACTATCGTCGGTACAGCGATTGTCGTCATTTTTGCCGTCATTTTATTGATTGGCAAATTCTATCGTAAAGTGGAGCAAGGCCACGCGCTGATCATCAATAAAATGAAAAACGAACCTGATGTCACCACCACAGGCGGCATTGTTTACCCGGTGATCCACAAGATGGAAGTTATGGACATTTCCACCAAGCGCATGGTGCTGGAACGCCGTGACAGCAGTGGCCTGATCTGTAAAGACAACATCCGTGCCGACATTGCCATTACTTTTTATATCCGCGTGAACGAAAACAAAGAAGACATACTGCGGGTAGCGAAGCAAGTAGGGTGCGCGCGTGCGTCTGAGCCTGAAACGCTGCAAGAGCTGTTTGAAGCAAAGTTCTCTGAAGCACTGAAAACTGTGGGTAAACAGATGCACTTCGAGGAGCTGTTCACGCATCGCAATGAATTCAGGGATAAGATCAAAGAAGTGATTGGCCAGGACCTGTCGGGCTATACCTTAGAAGATGTCGCCATCGACTACCTGGAGCAAACCTCGATTCATAAGTTGGATCCTAGCAATATCCTGGACGCGGAAGGTATTCGTCGTATCACTGAAAAAACAGCAGAGCAGAATGTTGAAACCAATCAGTTAAAGTGTGACGAGCAAGCAAAAATCGAGATCCAGAATCAGGCGGCGCTGGAAAAAACGCTGGAAATAGAGCGTCAGAAAGAAGACGCCATGGCAAAGCAAAAGCGTGAGATTGAAACCGTTCAGGCACGCGAAGAAGCCGAAGCTGAGCGCGTTAAGCAAGAAGAGCGTCTGAAGTCTGAAGAAGCGCGGCTTAAAGCCGATGAGGCTATTCAGATTGCAGAGCAAAACAGGCAGCGCGAAGTCGATATCGCTGAGCAAAACCGCCTGCGCGTGTTGGCGATTGAAGAAGAAAAAGTGGCCCGTTCACGCGAAATCGAGGTGATTGAGCGCGAAAAAGAAACCGAAATTCTGCGTATTAACAAAGAAAAAGCGCTGGAAGTGGAACGCAAAGAGATTGCGGATGTGCAACGCGACCGTGTGGCAGTTGAGAAAACTGTGGCGGAAGAGCAGGAGCGTATCAAAGACGTGCAAACGCTGGCTGCCGCCGAACGTGATAAGCAGGCTATTGTGATCCGCGCCCAGGCCGAAGCTGAGTAG
- a CDS encoding DNA repair ATPase, which translates to MMEPTSQDTESHSALEQGSYQLIKRRLSNFGSELRTQVDALNGQRVDAFGSTELKVQGRARVRTEHNCIPRDIVLIGDKLIFAYNVFMGLKQSTHVSDVFSVQKLVLQDDHYEVEPYPSETKFLTDARFLRDFDELYTYYKETRLQHLFVQGGKLFALFQIGDRLSDVRVFRWQIAADNTLDYIDNRGERDISEHSGFDFEWTRTDRAQHEEGRHPHINVLDKVFVETVGGDLTIKIENNTETGEGIYSEPVEDSNQSLADCELDYAQVGELILLRVQPYREKQWRYFVYNCRTQQVLRQDAIGQACVQLPEDHGIIFPGGYYLQSGQTRYFEEKIDDLEFHRQLKSPNGEDVLYVFYEPTEGRYALFAYNIIEKNLQNPIYCHGYGIYEDGLTLTFKAEQEEAERVHPIQIWQSPFCSAEFAANAPTPTSVFGRIGNPDLVRAISDLYSVCKAISEQNPSVFHYEDLISHTRGILDRYHWLAEADFSTINTQLHDIFETSEQVLDEFEKVSQIQQSARQAEADIEQESHQVLREVRPDSFKQASEFVASLDALKLLKGKVISLEEVKYINLDVLNTIQNNIDEQTRVLSHATATFLQQDKALAPYHEQLQEINEKSEQSDSVTELKGYLGSLETLGDELDLLNHTMLDLEIEDSRVRTQILEDVSAVYALVNRAKAAVEIRRKSLGSVEAKAEFAARFKLFSQSITSALSAAKTPEQCDEQLSRLLIQLEELESQFSEYDEFLGEILAKRDDVYESFEAHKQQLIDERQRRALNLATAAERILQGVSRRTQNFTELDQINGYFASDPMISKLRSLTQELKELGDEVKADDIAAKLKACKDQGIRSLRDKQDIYSDGGKTVKIGKHGFSVNKQVLDLTLLPCDDELMLHLTGTEYFDVIPDPQARSQLAEAADYWTQTLPSERPEIYRGEFLAAQILRAAQRGESDLSMEQLLRAQQEESLLSLVQAFAEPRYQEGYEKGIHDFDATQILSLLLKQKSALGLLIYPASCRVMAQLFVATLDEAQLQPLQQQATQAQLMATTLNDPRFNQLLISELSELISSFEVQLGDYTASLAQYSAPLSAEYLIQVLARSKGLPQFEVQSGARKLAEQFQSMAKAKGFWQTLQATFAELNTLSDKCRLASGWLSAYGEQHGASREGQIEAANYLLLVDHKGLSYQVQDVQAQTQVSGLMGQHSRIEEQTLELDYAEFLARTSAYIDQALPAYQGYQQLKADVLQAQKARLQLEEFKPRPLSSFVRNQLIDKVYFPIIGDNLAKQIGASGSAKRTDLMGMLLLISPPGYGKTTLIEYVANRLGLTFVKVNCPSIGHDQVSLDPSQAINATAAKEIDKINQSFEMGNNVMLYLDDIQHTNPEFLQKFISLCDGSRRIDGVWNGKSKTYDLRGKKFAVVMAGNPYTESGESFKIPDMLANRADIYNLGDTLAGCEQEFAMSFVENALTSNAVLAPLANRNMADLYKLVRIAQGEDISLNELEYGYSQAQANEISAVLQKLLVIRETVLKVNAQYIASAAQDDSYRTEPPFKLQGSYRNMNKMAEKVVAAMNQEELENLIQDHYRGEAQTLSKGSEENLLKLGELRDTLTAEENERWAQIKSDYARLNRANDAGSPALLAVEQLAEVSGALSQIASRLDKQQLSHNYTEQFEGLRAVLGEQGVTAQLQQLTRQAEQPAILKVLEQLAEQNQAHNQQFPHWLDTITTAINSAAQSSDTATREGQAELKEVLEVLVSYQQSGQSELVQALSEAVSQAMASSDQLAANNVATLKSALDSMLRQQQTNQTAQSQAVSKALAQSVAGLELHQSSLDKVLASLISQQESQQAKQSGAQQALISELTAQLARIQSANVQVDNYSDDASAQALAAITELLGQMHQASQQGSDTQLREQLTTIIDKLENLQLAPSEGNEPRGENPYML; encoded by the coding sequence ATGATGGAACCAACAAGTCAGGATACTGAGTCACACAGTGCACTGGAGCAGGGCTCCTATCAGCTAATAAAGCGTCGCTTGAGCAATTTCGGCAGCGAGCTGCGCACTCAGGTTGATGCACTCAATGGTCAACGCGTTGACGCCTTTGGCAGCACTGAGCTGAAAGTACAAGGTCGAGCCCGGGTTAGAACGGAGCACAATTGCATTCCCAGAGACATAGTACTGATCGGTGATAAGCTGATCTTTGCGTACAACGTCTTTATGGGTCTGAAGCAAAGTACGCACGTCAGTGATGTATTCAGCGTACAAAAACTGGTGTTACAGGATGACCATTATGAAGTGGAGCCGTATCCGTCAGAGACCAAGTTTCTGACCGATGCCCGCTTTTTACGAGATTTTGACGAGCTTTATACTTATTACAAAGAAACTCGTTTGCAGCATCTGTTTGTGCAGGGTGGCAAGCTGTTTGCACTGTTCCAGATTGGTGACCGGCTGAGTGATGTCAGGGTATTCCGCTGGCAAATTGCCGCGGATAACACGCTGGACTACATAGATAACCGTGGTGAACGAGATATCTCAGAGCATAGCGGCTTTGATTTTGAATGGACCAGGACAGATCGTGCCCAGCATGAGGAAGGCCGACACCCGCACATTAATGTGCTCGACAAAGTGTTTGTCGAAACTGTCGGTGGCGACTTGACCATTAAGATTGAAAACAACACTGAGACTGGCGAAGGCATTTATAGCGAACCGGTAGAGGACAGCAATCAGTCATTGGCAGACTGTGAGTTGGATTACGCGCAGGTCGGTGAGCTGATCCTGCTCAGGGTTCAGCCTTATCGTGAAAAGCAGTGGCGTTACTTTGTCTACAATTGTCGCACTCAGCAGGTGCTCAGACAGGATGCCATTGGTCAGGCTTGTGTGCAGTTGCCTGAAGACCACGGCATTATTTTCCCGGGTGGCTACTATCTGCAATCCGGTCAGACGCGCTATTTTGAAGAAAAAATAGATGATTTGGAGTTTCATCGCCAGCTAAAATCGCCAAACGGTGAAGACGTGCTGTATGTGTTTTATGAGCCTACCGAAGGCCGTTATGCACTGTTCGCTTACAATATCATCGAAAAGAACCTGCAAAACCCCATTTATTGTCATGGCTATGGCATTTATGAAGATGGTTTAACGCTGACCTTTAAAGCTGAGCAGGAAGAAGCCGAGCGGGTTCACCCTATTCAGATCTGGCAAAGCCCCTTTTGTTCCGCAGAGTTTGCTGCTAATGCACCCACACCGACCAGTGTATTCGGCCGCATAGGCAATCCGGACCTAGTCAGAGCCATCTCTGATCTTTATAGCGTCTGTAAGGCCATCAGCGAGCAAAATCCCAGCGTTTTTCATTACGAAGATCTGATCTCTCATACCCGCGGGATACTTGATCGCTACCACTGGCTCGCTGAAGCTGATTTCAGCACCATTAATACGCAACTGCACGACATCTTTGAGACCTCTGAGCAGGTGCTGGATGAGTTTGAAAAGGTCAGCCAAATTCAGCAAAGTGCCCGTCAGGCGGAAGCCGATATTGAGCAGGAAAGCCATCAGGTATTGCGTGAAGTGCGCCCCGACAGTTTTAAACAGGCCAGTGAGTTTGTCGCCAGCCTGGATGCGCTGAAACTGCTCAAAGGGAAAGTGATCAGTCTGGAAGAAGTGAAATACATCAACCTTGATGTGCTCAATACTATCCAAAACAATATTGATGAGCAGACCCGGGTACTCAGCCATGCCACGGCGACTTTCTTACAGCAGGATAAAGCCCTTGCGCCTTATCATGAACAGCTCCAGGAAATTAACGAGAAAAGTGAGCAAAGCGACAGTGTCACGGAACTTAAAGGCTACCTCGGGTCACTTGAAACACTGGGCGATGAGCTGGACCTGCTGAACCACACTATGCTGGACCTGGAAATTGAAGACAGCCGGGTCAGGACGCAGATCCTTGAAGATGTCAGCGCCGTGTATGCGCTGGTTAACCGGGCAAAGGCGGCCGTTGAAATACGCCGCAAAAGCCTCGGCAGTGTTGAGGCTAAGGCGGAGTTTGCCGCGCGCTTTAAATTGTTCAGTCAGAGTATCACCAGTGCGCTGAGCGCTGCTAAAACCCCTGAGCAATGTGATGAGCAGTTGTCGCGATTGCTGATCCAGCTTGAGGAGCTGGAGTCTCAGTTTAGTGAGTACGATGAATTTCTGGGTGAGATACTGGCCAAACGAGACGACGTTTACGAAAGTTTTGAAGCGCACAAACAGCAGCTGATAGACGAGCGTCAGCGCCGGGCACTGAATCTGGCCACCGCAGCAGAGCGGATTTTACAGGGCGTGAGCCGACGTACTCAGAACTTTACTGAGCTGGATCAGATCAACGGTTATTTTGCTTCCGACCCTATGATCAGCAAGTTACGTAGCCTGACTCAGGAGCTGAAGGAACTTGGCGATGAAGTCAAAGCCGATGACATCGCTGCTAAGCTCAAGGCTTGCAAAGATCAGGGGATCCGTTCACTCAGAGACAAGCAGGATATCTATAGTGACGGTGGTAAAACGGTCAAAATTGGCAAGCATGGCTTTAGCGTGAACAAGCAGGTGCTTGACCTGACGCTCTTACCCTGCGATGACGAGTTAATGCTACACCTGACTGGGACGGAGTACTTTGATGTGATCCCTGACCCACAAGCCCGTTCACAGTTAGCTGAGGCGGCTGACTACTGGACGCAAACTTTACCCTCTGAACGACCAGAGATTTATCGCGGTGAGTTTTTGGCCGCCCAGATCTTGCGAGCGGCGCAACGGGGTGAGTCTGACTTGTCAATGGAGCAGCTACTACGTGCTCAGCAGGAGGAGTCATTGCTGAGTTTAGTTCAGGCATTTGCTGAGCCCAGATATCAGGAAGGCTATGAAAAAGGGATCCATGACTTTGACGCGACTCAGATCCTGAGCTTGCTACTGAAACAAAAAAGCGCGCTTGGATTATTGATTTATCCGGCTAGCTGCCGGGTTATGGCCCAGCTGTTTGTCGCGACACTGGATGAGGCACAGTTACAGCCGTTGCAACAACAAGCAACTCAGGCGCAACTGATGGCCACTACACTCAATGATCCGCGTTTCAACCAACTGTTAATTAGTGAGCTGAGTGAGCTGATAAGCAGTTTTGAAGTGCAACTGGGCGATTATACAGCGAGTCTGGCGCAGTACTCTGCTCCGCTGAGCGCCGAATACCTCATTCAGGTGCTGGCCCGTAGTAAAGGTCTGCCACAGTTTGAAGTGCAATCAGGAGCGCGTAAGTTAGCTGAGCAGTTTCAGAGCATGGCCAAGGCCAAAGGTTTCTGGCAGACGCTGCAAGCTACTTTTGCTGAACTAAATACTTTGTCTGATAAGTGCCGCCTGGCATCGGGTTGGCTGAGCGCTTATGGTGAACAACATGGCGCTAGTCGTGAAGGTCAGATTGAAGCGGCGAATTATTTGTTGCTTGTGGATCACAAAGGGCTCAGTTATCAGGTGCAGGATGTCCAGGCGCAGACGCAGGTATCCGGTCTGATGGGGCAGCATTCGCGTATTGAAGAGCAGACTCTGGAGTTAGACTACGCTGAGTTTTTGGCTCGCACCAGTGCGTATATTGATCAGGCTTTGCCCGCTTATCAGGGTTATCAGCAGCTGAAGGCCGATGTTTTGCAAGCGCAAAAAGCACGCCTGCAACTGGAGGAATTTAAACCCAGACCGCTGAGTTCATTTGTGCGCAACCAGCTCATTGATAAAGTGTATTTTCCGATCATCGGGGATAACCTGGCCAAGCAAATAGGTGCTTCAGGCAGTGCTAAGCGCACCGATTTAATGGGCATGTTATTACTGATCTCGCCTCCGGGATACGGTAAAACCACTTTGATTGAGTACGTGGCAAACCGCCTTGGACTGACTTTTGTTAAGGTCAACTGCCCGTCTATTGGTCACGATCAGGTTTCTTTGGATCCTTCTCAGGCGATTAATGCGACGGCCGCCAAAGAGATAGATAAGATCAACCAGAGCTTTGAAATGGGCAACAACGTAATGCTCTATCTGGATGACATTCAGCATACCAATCCGGAGTTTTTACAGAAGTTTATTTCGCTGTGTGATGGCTCACGACGGATTGACGGTGTCTGGAATGGTAAGAGTAAAACCTACGACCTTCGCGGTAAAAAGTTTGCGGTGGTCATGGCCGGTAACCCGTATACCGAATCAGGTGAAAGTTTTAAGATCCCGGATATGCTGGCAAACCGGGCAGACATATACAACCTAGGGGATACACTGGCCGGGTGTGAGCAAGAGTTTGCCATGAGTTTTGTTGAAAATGCGCTGACATCCAATGCGGTACTGGCACCACTGGCAAATCGCAATATGGCTGACTTGTACAAGCTGGTGCGTATTGCTCAGGGAGAAGACATTTCGCTTAACGAGCTGGAATATGGCTATTCTCAGGCGCAGGCCAATGAGATCAGTGCAGTACTTCAGAAACTGCTGGTTATTCGTGAGACTGTACTCAAAGTGAATGCCCAGTATATTGCCTCGGCTGCTCAGGATGATAGCTATCGCACTGAGCCGCCATTTAAGTTGCAGGGCAGTTACCGCAACATGAACAAAATGGCGGAAAAGGTCGTTGCCGCTATGAATCAGGAAGAACTGGAAAACCTGATCCAGGACCATTACCGGGGTGAAGCGCAAACACTGAGTAAAGGCAGTGAAGAAAACCTGCTTAAACTGGGTGAGCTGCGAGACACGCTCACAGCCGAGGAAAATGAACGCTGGGCTCAGATTAAGTCAGACTATGCACGACTTAATCGGGCCAATGATGCGGGAAGCCCGGCTTTGTTGGCAGTTGAGCAACTGGCTGAGGTCAGTGGTGCGTTATCACAGATAGCCTCACGTCTGGACAAACAGCAGCTGAGTCACAACTACACTGAGCAGTTTGAAGGCTTGCGTGCTGTACTTGGAGAGCAGGGCGTGACAGCGCAACTGCAACAATTGACTCGACAAGCCGAGCAGCCTGCCATACTCAAAGTGCTAGAGCAACTTGCTGAACAAAACCAGGCGCATAACCAGCAATTCCCGCACTGGCTGGACACCATAACGACGGCAATAAACTCGGCTGCTCAGAGCAGTGACACGGCGACACGTGAGGGCCAGGCAGAACTCAAAGAGGTACTTGAAGTGCTGGTGTCTTATCAGCAGTCAGGGCAAAGCGAGTTGGTGCAGGCACTGAGCGAGGCAGTTAGTCAGGCGATGGCCAGCAGTGATCAGCTTGCAGCCAATAATGTGGCAACGCTTAAGTCAGCATTGGACTCTATGCTCAGGCAGCAGCAAACCAATCAGACAGCTCAGTCTCAGGCAGTATCCAAAGCACTGGCGCAGTCTGTTGCAGGATTAGAGCTTCATCAGAGCTCGCTGGATAAGGTGTTGGCGTCACTGATCAGCCAGCAGGAATCTCAACAGGCGAAGCAAAGTGGTGCTCAGCAAGCTTTGATTAGCGAATTGACGGCACAACTGGCACGTATTCAGTCGGCCAATGTGCAGGTAGATAACTACAGTGATGATGCCAGTGCCCAGGCATTAGCTGCAATAACTGAGTTACTTGGCCAAATGCATCAGGCCTCACAACAGGGAAGTGACACCCAGCTGCGTGAGCAACTCACTACGATTATCGACAAGCTTGAAAATTTGCAGTTGGCACCGTCGGAAGGTAATGAACCGAGAGGAGAGAATCCTTATATGTTATAA
- the yiaA gene encoding inner membrane protein YiaA: protein MTAPAPYAPSKAFKLASVAALLIGIACYLIGLFNAQMAMNEKGYYLIALLYGLFSAVSLQKCIRDSQEQIPTSNIYYLLSLVSTLLAVILLVFALWRAELLLSEKGFYGIAFLMSLYAAIAVQKNVRDSQSIIETVSSPSTQVYEGEE, encoded by the coding sequence ATGACTGCACCAGCCCCTTATGCACCAAGTAAAGCATTCAAACTGGCATCTGTTGCCGCTCTGCTGATTGGTATCGCCTGCTACCTGATTGGCCTGTTCAATGCGCAAATGGCTATGAATGAAAAAGGGTATTATCTGATAGCCCTGCTCTATGGCCTGTTTTCTGCGGTCTCTTTGCAAAAATGCATACGGGACAGTCAGGAGCAGATCCCGACTTCAAACATTTACTATTTATTAAGCCTGGTTTCCACTTTATTGGCCGTCATTCTACTGGTATTTGCGCTGTGGCGCGCTGAGTTGCTGCTCAGTGAAAAAGGCTTTTATGGTATCGCGTTTTTGATGAGTCTGTATGCTGCGATTGCCGTTCAGAAGAACGTCCGGGATAGCCAGAGCATAATCGAAACAGTCTCCTCACCCAGCACACAAGTGTATGAAGGCGAGGAGTGA